In one Candidatus Palibaumannia cicadellinicola genomic region, the following are encoded:
- the panE gene encoding 2-dehydropantoate 2-reductase, whose translation MKVTVLGCGALGQLWLSAFFRHKHSVQGWLRVPKPFCTITVINQHGVENSFQLPANNRQRLADSELLLVTLKAWQVSKEVQELLPQLRSDCAILLMHNGLGTKEEFPELVQPLLLGTTTHAAYSEEGKIYHISAGITSIGPGNVPAKSVDQLSAVLHQVLPKVTWHNNIVASSWIKLAVNCVINPLSAIYECRNGELEYYTDEIEAICREVVIVMHYEGYYINYHLLLFYICQVIRSTSGNISSMLQDIRAKRLSEIDYINGYVLRRANAHGLRLPVNQRLFNIIKHKEQNYKY comes from the coding sequence GTGAAAGTTACTGTGCTTGGTTGTGGCGCGCTAGGGCAGCTATGGTTATCGGCATTTTTTCGCCACAAACATAGCGTCCAAGGATGGTTACGAGTACCAAAACCATTTTGTACTATTACAGTAATAAATCAGCATGGAGTAGAAAACAGTTTTCAATTACCAGCAAATAACAGACAACGACTCGCCGACAGCGAACTATTACTCGTGACACTAAAAGCTTGGCAAGTCTCGAAAGAAGTACAAGAGTTGCTCCCGCAATTACGATCCGATTGTGCTATCTTACTAATGCATAATGGTTTAGGTACTAAAGAAGAATTCCCTGAGTTAGTACAACCACTATTACTAGGAACGACTACTCATGCTGCTTACTCTGAAGAAGGAAAAATTTATCATATATCTGCCGGTATTACTAGTATAGGTCCCGGTAATGTACCAGCAAAATCCGTCGACCAACTTTCGGCAGTGCTACACCAGGTACTACCGAAAGTCACTTGGCATAACAATATCGTAGCGTCTAGCTGGATAAAACTAGCGGTTAACTGCGTTATTAACCCGTTAAGCGCCATCTATGAGTGTCGCAATGGCGAACTAGAGTATTATACGGATGAAATTGAGGCGATTTGTCGCGAGGTAGTAATAGTAATGCACTATGAAGGCTACTACATTAATTATCATCTATTACTTTTCTATATCTGTCAAGTCATAAGAAGTACCTCTGGTAATATATCTTCAATGCTACAAGATATACGAGCTAAGAGGCTCTCAGAAATAGATTATATTAACGGTTATGTACTACGCCGCGCAAACGCC